One genomic segment of Agromyces intestinalis includes these proteins:
- a CDS encoding RDD family protein → MSQAATADRSASRLTDDGLVTGEAVALDVRPASAVMRGGGTAIDVIATVLVLIGVLLLASSLSLDEAAMRAISITALVVCLVVVPTAVETATHGRSIGKLALGLRVVRDDGGAIGFRHAFIRALTGVVEIYLTLGGLAVVVGFLNPSSKRLGDLLAGTHAQVERVPKVVPQSFGVPTQLLGWAATTDVGRLPDPLERRIAAFFRNAPHLEPNRRAAIAATLAAEAAPFVSSVPDAPAELFLAAIAALRRDRDLTALTLEDRRMADLAPVLTARPNGFPER, encoded by the coding sequence ATGTCGCAGGCCGCCACCGCCGACCGCTCCGCGTCCCGGCTCACCGATGACGGACTCGTCACCGGCGAGGCCGTCGCCCTCGACGTGCGTCCGGCGAGTGCCGTCATGCGCGGCGGCGGCACTGCCATCGACGTGATCGCGACGGTGCTCGTGCTCATCGGCGTACTGCTGCTCGCCTCGTCGCTCTCGCTCGACGAGGCGGCGATGCGGGCGATCTCGATCACCGCGCTCGTCGTGTGCCTCGTCGTCGTGCCGACGGCGGTCGAGACCGCGACGCACGGCCGGTCGATCGGCAAGCTCGCGCTGGGACTGCGGGTCGTGCGCGACGACGGCGGGGCGATCGGGTTCCGGCACGCGTTCATCCGCGCGCTGACGGGCGTGGTCGAGATCTACCTCACGCTCGGCGGGCTCGCCGTGGTCGTCGGATTCCTGAATCCGTCGTCGAAGCGGCTCGGCGACCTGCTCGCGGGCACCCACGCGCAGGTCGAGCGGGTGCCGAAGGTGGTGCCGCAATCGTTCGGGGTTCCCACGCAGCTGCTCGGCTGGGCGGCGACCACCGACGTCGGCCGGCTGCCCGACCCGCTCGAGCGGCGCATCGCGGCGTTCTTCCGCAACGCCCCGCACCTCGAGCCGAACCGGCGTGCCGCGATCGCCGCGACTCTGGCCGCAGAGGCCGCTCCCTTCGTCTCTTCGGTGCCTGACGCGCCCGCCGAGCTGTTCCTCGCCGCGATCGCGGCACTCCGTCGCGATCGCGACCTCACCGCGCTCACGCTCGAAGACCGCCGCATGGCCGACCTCGCGCCCGTGCTCACGGCGCGGCCGAACGGGTTCCCTGAGCGCTGA
- the ahcY gene encoding adenosylhomocysteinase: MSLTTTSTVPFKVADLALAEAGRHQLRLAENEMPGLMALRAEFGESKPLAGARIAGSLHMTVQTAVLIETLVALGAQVRWASCNIFSTQDEAAAAVVVGPDGTVDAPAGVPVFAWKGETLDEYWWCTDRIFDWSAEAAEAGADWIGPNLILDDGGDATLLVHKGREFEAAGSVPEASDDTSHEFRVILDTLRTSLERTPDRWTRVAAELQGVTEETTTGVHRLYELHAAGELLFPAINVNDSVTKSKFDNKYGIRHSLPDGLNRATDVLMGGKVAFVCGYGDVGKGAAEALRGQGARVIVSEVDPICALQAAMDGYQVSRLESVIGEIDILVTGTGNKDVVRVEHLQGLKHLAIVANVGHFDNEIDMAGLESLPGAERVEIKPQVHEWRLPTGRSVLVLSEGRLMNLGNATGHPSFVMSNSFTNQVLAQIELWTRPAEYPVGVYVLPKHLDEKVARLHLDALGVELTELSPEQAAYIGVPVEGPYKVDHYRY; the protein is encoded by the coding sequence ATGAGTCTCACGACGACGTCCACCGTGCCGTTCAAGGTCGCCGACCTCGCGCTCGCCGAGGCGGGCCGCCACCAGCTGCGCCTCGCCGAGAACGAGATGCCCGGCCTCATGGCGCTGCGCGCCGAGTTCGGCGAGTCGAAGCCGCTCGCGGGCGCCCGCATCGCAGGCAGCCTGCACATGACGGTGCAGACCGCCGTGCTCATCGAGACGCTCGTCGCCCTCGGCGCGCAGGTGCGCTGGGCGAGCTGCAACATCTTCTCGACGCAGGACGAGGCCGCCGCCGCGGTCGTCGTCGGCCCCGACGGCACGGTCGACGCTCCTGCGGGCGTGCCCGTCTTCGCGTGGAAGGGCGAGACGCTCGACGAGTACTGGTGGTGCACCGACCGCATCTTCGACTGGAGCGCCGAGGCCGCCGAGGCGGGTGCCGACTGGATCGGCCCGAACCTGATCCTCGACGACGGCGGCGACGCCACACTGCTGGTGCACAAGGGGCGCGAGTTCGAGGCGGCCGGTTCGGTACCGGAGGCATCGGATGACACGAGTCACGAGTTCCGCGTCATCCTCGACACCCTGCGCACCTCGCTCGAGCGCACGCCCGACCGCTGGACCCGCGTCGCCGCCGAGCTGCAGGGCGTCACCGAAGAGACCACGACGGGCGTGCACCGCCTCTACGAGCTGCACGCGGCCGGCGAACTGCTGTTCCCGGCGATCAACGTCAACGACTCGGTGACCAAGTCGAAGTTCGACAACAAGTACGGCATTCGCCATTCGCTGCCCGACGGCCTGAACCGCGCGACCGACGTGCTGATGGGCGGCAAGGTCGCGTTCGTGTGCGGCTACGGCGACGTCGGCAAGGGTGCCGCCGAGGCGCTGCGGGGTCAGGGCGCGCGCGTCATCGTGAGCGAGGTCGACCCGATCTGCGCGCTGCAGGCCGCGATGGACGGCTACCAGGTGTCGCGCCTCGAGTCGGTCATCGGCGAGATCGACATCCTCGTCACCGGCACCGGCAACAAGGACGTGGTGCGCGTCGAGCACCTGCAGGGCCTGAAGCACCTCGCGATCGTCGCGAACGTCGGCCACTTCGACAACGAGATCGACATGGCCGGCCTCGAGTCGCTGCCGGGAGCCGAGCGCGTCGAGATCAAGCCCCAGGTGCACGAGTGGCGCCTGCCCACGGGGCGCAGCGTGCTCGTGCTCAGCGAGGGGCGCCTGATGAACCTCGGCAACGCGACGGGGCATCCGTCGTTCGTGATGTCGAACTCGTTCACCAACCAGGTGCTCGCGCAGATCGAGCTGTGGACCCGCCCCGCCGAGTACCCGGTGGGCGTCTACGTGCTGCCCAAGCACCTCGACGAGAAGGTCGCGCGGCTGCACCTCGACGCGCTCGGCGTCGAGCTCACCGAGCTCTCGCCCGAGCAGGCCGCATACATCGGCGTGCCGGTCGAGGGGCCCTACAAGGTCGACCACTACCGGTACTGA
- a CDS encoding phosphomannomutase/phosphoglucomutase — MLTVTDSAVPGARGALDAIVKAYDVRGIVGDGLDETVVEALAAAFVDEVGAAGGRVVVGHDMRDSSPGFAAAFARGAVARGADVLAIGLCSTDESYFASGRYDAPAAMFTASHNPAAYNGIKFSRAGAQGISLDTGLAAIRDRAGDYLADGVTAVGTPGTVTDLDVLADYAAYLRSLVDLSGIRPLKVVVDAGNGMGGLTVPAVLGEAAGLPALPLQIVPLYFELDGTFPNHEANPLEPANLVDLQRAVVEHGADLGLAFDGDADRCFVVDERGEAVTPSAVAAIVALREIARVRAAGEADVSVIHNLITSRIVPETIEQAGATPVRTRVGHSLIKDRMAQTGAVFGGEHSAHYYFRDFWGADNGMLAAMHLLAEFGSQDAPLSTLAQRFTPYALSGEINSTVADIPAAYTRIVEAFTGRADFDELDGLTVTGITAESEPFWWANIRPSNTEPLLRLNVEASDPATMTRYRDEFLALIRA; from the coding sequence TTGCTCACCGTGACCGACTCTGCAGTTCCCGGCGCCCGCGGGGCGCTCGACGCCATCGTGAAGGCCTACGACGTGCGCGGCATCGTGGGCGATGGCCTCGACGAGACCGTGGTCGAGGCGCTCGCCGCTGCCTTCGTCGATGAGGTGGGGGCGGCCGGCGGCCGGGTCGTCGTCGGCCACGACATGCGCGACTCGTCCCCCGGGTTCGCCGCCGCCTTCGCGCGCGGCGCCGTCGCGCGAGGCGCCGACGTGCTCGCGATCGGGCTCTGCTCGACCGACGAGAGCTACTTCGCGTCGGGGCGTTACGACGCGCCCGCGGCGATGTTCACCGCGAGCCACAACCCCGCGGCCTACAACGGCATCAAGTTCTCGCGCGCCGGCGCCCAGGGAATCTCGCTCGACACCGGGCTCGCGGCCATCCGCGACCGCGCGGGCGACTACCTCGCCGACGGTGTGACGGCCGTCGGCACGCCCGGCACCGTCACCGACCTCGATGTGCTCGCCGACTACGCGGCCTACCTGCGCTCGCTCGTCGACCTGTCGGGCATCCGGCCGCTGAAGGTCGTCGTCGACGCCGGCAACGGCATGGGCGGTCTGACCGTGCCCGCCGTGCTCGGCGAGGCCGCCGGCCTGCCCGCGCTGCCGCTTCAGATCGTTCCGCTCTACTTCGAGCTCGACGGCACGTTCCCGAACCACGAGGCGAACCCGCTCGAACCGGCCAACCTGGTCGACCTGCAGCGCGCGGTCGTCGAGCACGGCGCCGACCTCGGCCTCGCGTTCGACGGCGACGCCGACCGCTGCTTCGTCGTCGACGAGCGCGGCGAGGCTGTGACGCCGTCTGCGGTGGCCGCGATCGTCGCGCTGCGCGAGATCGCGCGCGTGCGCGCGGCCGGCGAGGCGGATGTCTCGGTCATCCACAACCTCATCACCTCGCGCATCGTGCCCGAGACGATCGAGCAGGCGGGTGCGACGCCGGTGCGCACCCGGGTTGGCCACTCGCTCATCAAGGACCGGATGGCCCAGACCGGCGCCGTCTTCGGCGGCGAGCACTCGGCGCACTACTACTTCCGCGACTTCTGGGGCGCCGACAACGGCATGCTCGCGGCGATGCACCTGCTCGCCGAATTCGGATCGCAGGATGCCCCGCTGTCGACGCTCGCGCAGCGGTTCACGCCGTACGCGCTGTCGGGTGAGATCAACTCGACCGTCGCCGACATCCCCGCCGCGTATACGCGCATCGTCGAGGCGTTCACCGGCCGCGCCGACTTCGACGAGCTCGACGGGCTCACGGTCACCGGCATCACCGCCGAGAGCGAGCCGTTCTGGTGGGCGAACATCCGCCCGTCCAATACCGAGCCGCTGCTGCGGCTGAACGTCGAAGCATCCGACCCCGCGACCATGACGCGCTACCGCGACGAGTTCCTCGCCCTCATCCGCGCCTGA
- a CDS encoding DUF3499 family protein, protein MRPCSRSACTAEAVATLTYDYADSMVVLGPLAFRAEPHAYDLCARHAERTSVPRGWRVVRHAPIGGASTVER, encoded by the coding sequence ATGAGACCGTGTTCGCGCTCCGCATGCACCGCTGAGGCGGTGGCGACGCTCACCTACGACTACGCCGATTCGATGGTGGTGCTGGGGCCGCTCGCGTTCCGCGCGGAGCCGCACGCGTACGACCTGTGCGCGCGGCACGCCGAGCGCACCTCGGTGCCGCGCGGGTGGCGGGTGGTGCGTCACGCTCCGATCGGCGGCGCGTCGACCGTCGAACGCTGA
- a CDS encoding DUF5719 family protein yields the protein MDAERRNRGLRAAGRGVAAVAAAAVCTAAVAAAMLVPWPEHRAEPESVVVAPVESRQQRVCPGPLLELAEDAEAATAATSFGSADLVTATFPADIEVDEVPLEAPDNDQADDDGAPVAIEVEPSAAEIGMLAGAQEQRARQEMLAGLAIAACREPAAESWLVGGSTALGRTSLVLLANPTDVAATVDLRIFGEEGTVEAPAGLGLVVPPGTQRVVSLAGLAPDIAAPVVRVTSSGGRIAATLQQSAIDGLVPAGVELIAPAAAPSDQARIPGFVVAEEGGVPVDEDHLDGDGFPALRLLAPGADDVEATVSVVPEQGGARTSIDVSLLAGQTIDVPLGELSPGAYAIDLVADGPVVAAARSSFAPGEEEDDTGDFAWFPATTALIGDLAVAVPDVPAPVLHLVAAGTDDVDVVVATRGAQRDVTVPGGGGVAVTLRPGDQVVLRGVEGLHASVSSIGARMLSSFSVEPPGPVDAPIRVYPR from the coding sequence ATGGACGCTGAGCGACGCAACCGAGGCCTGCGCGCCGCCGGCCGCGGTGTGGCCGCCGTGGCCGCCGCGGCCGTGTGCACCGCCGCGGTCGCGGCCGCCATGCTGGTGCCCTGGCCCGAGCACCGTGCCGAGCCGGAGTCGGTCGTCGTCGCGCCGGTCGAGAGCCGGCAGCAGCGCGTCTGCCCGGGCCCGCTGCTCGAGCTCGCCGAAGACGCCGAGGCCGCCACGGCCGCCACCTCGTTCGGATCGGCCGACCTGGTGACCGCGACCTTCCCGGCCGATATCGAGGTCGACGAAGTGCCGCTCGAGGCGCCCGACAACGATCAGGCCGACGACGACGGCGCCCCGGTCGCCATCGAGGTCGAACCGAGCGCAGCCGAGATCGGCATGCTCGCGGGCGCGCAGGAGCAGCGGGCGCGACAGGAGATGCTCGCCGGTCTCGCCATCGCCGCGTGCCGCGAACCGGCCGCCGAGTCCTGGCTCGTCGGCGGATCGACCGCGCTCGGGCGAACATCGCTCGTGCTGCTCGCCAACCCGACCGACGTGGCGGCGACCGTCGACCTGCGCATCTTCGGCGAGGAGGGCACGGTCGAGGCGCCTGCCGGACTCGGCCTCGTGGTGCCGCCCGGCACGCAGCGCGTCGTCTCGCTGGCGGGGCTCGCGCCCGACATCGCCGCACCCGTGGTGCGCGTGACGAGCTCTGGCGGGCGGATCGCCGCCACCCTGCAGCAGTCGGCGATCGACGGACTCGTTCCGGCCGGAGTCGAGCTCATCGCGCCAGCGGCCGCCCCCAGCGATCAGGCGCGCATCCCCGGGTTCGTGGTGGCAGAGGAGGGCGGCGTGCCCGTCGATGAAGACCATCTCGACGGCGACGGGTTCCCGGCACTGCGACTGCTCGCGCCCGGTGCCGACGACGTCGAGGCGACCGTGTCGGTGGTGCCCGAACAGGGCGGCGCGCGCACTTCGATCGACGTGTCGTTGCTGGCGGGCCAGACGATCGACGTGCCATTGGGCGAGCTGTCGCCGGGCGCCTACGCGATCGACCTGGTGGCCGATGGGCCGGTCGTCGCTGCCGCGAGGTCGAGCTTCGCACCCGGCGAGGAGGAGGACGACACGGGCGACTTCGCCTGGTTCCCGGCGACCACGGCGCTGATCGGCGACCTTGCGGTCGCGGTGCCGGATGTCCCGGCGCCCGTGCTGCACCTGGTCGCCGCAGGCACCGACGACGTGGATGTGGTCGTCGCGACCCGCGGCGCACAGCGCGACGTCACGGTGCCCGGCGGGGGAGGGGTCGCGGTCACGCTGCGGCCCGGCGACCAGGTGGTGCTGCGCGGCGTCGAGGGCCTGCACGCGTCGGTCTCATCGATCGGCGCCCGGATGCTGTCGTCGTTCTCGGTCGAGCCGCCCGGGCCCGTGGACGCGCCGATCCGGGTCTACCCGCGCTGA